The following proteins are encoded in a genomic region of Streptomyces collinus Tu 365:
- the bcp gene encoding thioredoxin-dependent thiol peroxidase, with product MSERLQPGDPAPDFTLLDADGNEVSLAAHKGRKVIVYFYPAALTPGCTKQACDFTDNLEVLAGAGYDVLGVSPDKPEKLAKFREKESLKVTLLADPDKKVLEAYGAFGEKKLYGKTVVGVIRSTVVVDEEGKVERALYNVKATGHVAKIIKDLGI from the coding sequence ATGAGCGAGCGACTCCAGCCCGGGGACCCGGCCCCCGACTTCACCCTCCTCGACGCCGACGGCAACGAGGTGTCCCTTGCCGCCCACAAGGGCCGCAAGGTCATCGTCTACTTCTACCCCGCCGCCCTCACTCCCGGCTGCACCAAGCAGGCCTGCGACTTCACGGACAACCTGGAGGTGCTGGCCGGGGCGGGCTACGACGTCCTCGGCGTCAGCCCCGACAAGCCTGAGAAGCTCGCGAAGTTCCGCGAGAAGGAGTCCCTGAAGGTCACGCTGCTGGCCGACCCGGACAAGAAGGTCCTGGAGGCGTACGGCGCCTTCGGCGAGAAGAAGCTCTACGGCAAGACGGTCGTCGGCGTCATCCGCTCCACGGTGGTCGTGGACGAGGAGGGCAAGGTCGAGCGCGCCCTGTACAACGTCAAGGCCACCGGCCACGTGGCGAAGATCATCAAGGACCTCGGCATCTGA
- a CDS encoding SGNH/GDSL hydrolase family protein has protein sequence MTKRHGYAVLSALAALVVILSAVIYVTAAADDGTPRSSFAGDRPHRGSSVAPASTGTWVGSWSTAPAGGEPGTETAGLAGRSVRNVVHASTAGTSARITLSNLYGQSPLTISHASVALSAGDGSAAAAAETMRRLTFDGSGGVVIPAGGQVLSDVVRLTVPHDTDVLVTTYSPTPSGPVTYHPHAQQVSYVAQGDRTEDATGTPYTERTPYWRYVTALDVLSNEAAGTVVVFGDSITDGITSTVGANRRWTDVLAGRLRTAVESGDALPRYGVVNEGISGNQVLADGLGRPAENQSGLGRFGRDALSRTNAKVVVIDLGINDILRNPRLADPDKIVEGLRTLVRQAHARGLKVVGATLMPFEGHRGWTPAREAVRQQVNARIRAGRVYDSVVDFDRSLRDPYDPRRLRPEYDSGDHLHPSDLGFARMGDVFDLTALKGAGQTEL, from the coding sequence GTGACCAAGCGTCATGGTTATGCCGTCCTGAGCGCGCTCGCCGCGCTGGTGGTGATTCTGTCCGCCGTCATCTACGTCACGGCGGCCGCCGACGACGGCACCCCCCGCAGTTCCTTCGCCGGCGATCGTCCGCATCGCGGCTCCTCCGTCGCTCCCGCCTCGACCGGTACCTGGGTCGGTTCCTGGTCGACGGCGCCCGCGGGCGGCGAGCCGGGCACCGAGACCGCCGGGCTGGCCGGCCGGTCGGTGCGCAACGTCGTGCACGCGAGCACCGCAGGGACGAGTGCCCGCATCACGCTGTCCAACCTCTACGGCCAGTCGCCGCTGACGATCTCGCACGCCTCGGTGGCCCTGTCGGCGGGTGACGGCAGCGCCGCGGCGGCCGCGGAAACGATGCGGCGCCTGACCTTCGACGGCTCCGGCGGTGTCGTGATCCCGGCGGGCGGCCAGGTGCTCAGCGACGTGGTCCGGCTGACCGTTCCGCACGACACGGACGTGCTGGTCACCACGTACTCGCCGACGCCGTCGGGCCCGGTGACCTACCACCCGCACGCGCAGCAGGTGTCGTACGTCGCCCAGGGCGACCGCACCGAGGACGCGACCGGCACCCCGTACACCGAACGGACGCCGTACTGGCGGTATGTGACGGCTCTTGACGTCCTCAGCAACGAGGCCGCGGGCACGGTCGTCGTCTTCGGCGACTCCATCACCGACGGGATAACGTCCACCGTGGGCGCCAACCGCCGCTGGACCGACGTGCTGGCCGGGCGGCTGCGCACGGCCGTGGAGAGCGGTGACGCCCTGCCGCGCTACGGCGTCGTCAACGAGGGCATCAGCGGCAACCAGGTGCTCGCGGACGGTCTCGGCCGCCCGGCCGAGAACCAGAGCGGTCTGGGCCGCTTCGGCCGGGACGCGCTGTCCCGGACCAACGCCAAGGTCGTCGTGATCGACCTCGGCATCAACGACATCCTGCGCAACCCCCGGCTCGCGGACCCCGACAAGATCGTCGAGGGGCTGCGCACCCTGGTCCGCCAGGCCCACGCCCGCGGCCTGAAGGTCGTCGGCGCCACCCTCATGCCCTTCGAGGGCCACCGCGGCTGGACCCCGGCCCGGGAGGCCGTACGGCAGCAGGTCAACGCCCGGATCAGGGCCGGACGGGTGTACGACTCCGTCGTGGACTTCGACAGGTCGCTCAGGGACCCGTACGACCCGCGTCGGCTGCGCCCGGAGTACGACTCCGGCGACCACCTGCACCCCAGCGACCTGGGCTTCGCCCGGATGGGCGACGTCTTCGACCTGACCGCGCTGAAGGGTGCGGGGCAGACGGAGCTGTAG
- a CDS encoding DUF3618 domain-containing protein: protein MADTSDTRTPAQIEADIKRRREVLAETLDEIGVRVHPKTIVGDAKAKVVANVDHTVGRAYVEVNRVVSEVRAQFVDEEGAPRLERVVPVALVVVGVVGLLALGARRRKG from the coding sequence GTGGCGGACACGTCGGACACCAGAACCCCGGCGCAGATCGAGGCGGACATCAAGCGCCGCCGTGAAGTGCTGGCCGAGACGCTCGACGAGATCGGGGTGCGGGTGCACCCGAAGACGATCGTCGGCGACGCGAAGGCCAAGGTGGTCGCCAATGTCGACCACACGGTCGGACGGGCGTACGTCGAGGTCAATCGCGTCGTGAGTGAGGTGCGCGCCCAGTTCGTGGACGAGGAGGGTGCGCCGCGGCTCGAGCGGGTCGTGCCCGTGGCCCTGGTGGTGGTCGGGGTCGTGGGGCTGCTCGCCCTCGGCGCGCGGCGCCGCAAGGGCTGA
- the rdgB gene encoding RdgB/HAM1 family non-canonical purine NTP pyrophosphatase — translation MTRLILATRNAGKITELRAILAEAGLPHELVGADAYPDIPDVKETGVTFAENALLKAHALARATGLPAVADDSGLCVDVLGGAPGIFSARWAGRHGDDKANLDLLLAQLSDIAEEHRTAHFACAAALALPDGTERVVEGQLRGVLRHAPAGTNGFGYDPVLQPDGETRTCAELSPEEKNAISHRGKAFRALAPVVRELLG, via the coding sequence ATGACCCGCCTGATCCTCGCCACCCGTAACGCCGGAAAGATCACCGAGCTGAGGGCCATCCTCGCCGAAGCAGGGCTCCCCCACGAGCTGGTCGGCGCCGACGCCTACCCCGACATCCCCGACGTCAAGGAGACCGGCGTCACCTTCGCCGAGAACGCCCTCCTCAAGGCGCACGCGCTGGCCCGGGCCACCGGTCTGCCCGCCGTCGCCGACGACTCCGGTCTCTGCGTCGACGTCCTGGGCGGGGCCCCCGGCATCTTCTCCGCCCGCTGGGCGGGCCGGCACGGCGACGACAAGGCCAACCTGGACCTGCTGCTCGCCCAGCTCTCCGACATCGCGGAGGAGCACCGGACCGCGCACTTCGCGTGCGCCGCGGCGCTGGCGCTGCCGGACGGCACCGAGCGGGTGGTCGAGGGCCAGCTGCGGGGCGTCCTGCGGCACGCGCCGGCCGGCACGAACGGTTTCGGCTACGACCCGGTGCTCCAGCCCGACGGCGAGACCCGCACCTGCGCGGAGCTGAGCCCCGAGGAGAAGAACGCGATCAGCCACCGCGGCAAGGCGTTCCGGGCGCTGGCGCCGGTGGTGCGGGAGCTGCTGGGCTGA
- a CDS encoding HNH endonuclease, which yields MGAGTYTRERLQEAAHGARTLSEALENLGADPRSPTRRYVRERMRKLGVDVSHFEREGVKWTREVLEAAVAASCSLNDVLRHLGLGVVGGHHTHIGRKIKSYGIDTSHFTPVVRTERMRENRRRRTAAEILVRDASTRAGRVPSGRLKRAMTEMGVEERCALCGIGPVWLGEPLPLEVDHISGDWRDNRLPNLRLLCPNCHSTTDRYRGRGARRDRARAV from the coding sequence ATGGGGGCCGGCACGTACACCAGGGAACGGCTGCAGGAAGCGGCACACGGCGCGCGGACGCTCTCGGAGGCACTGGAGAACCTGGGAGCGGACCCCCGGAGCCCGACGCGGCGGTACGTCCGGGAGCGGATGAGGAAGCTCGGGGTGGACGTGTCGCACTTCGAGCGGGAGGGGGTGAAGTGGACGAGAGAGGTCCTGGAAGCGGCGGTGGCGGCTTCCTGCAGCCTGAACGACGTACTGCGCCATCTCGGACTGGGGGTCGTCGGCGGTCATCACACGCACATCGGCCGCAAGATCAAGAGCTACGGCATCGACACCTCACACTTCACGCCGGTGGTACGGACGGAGCGCATGAGGGAGAACCGGCGCCGACGCACCGCCGCGGAGATCCTCGTCAGAGATGCGTCGACGCGAGCGGGACGGGTCCCGAGCGGACGTCTCAAGAGGGCGATGACCGAGATGGGCGTCGAGGAACGGTGCGCCCTGTGCGGCATCGGGCCGGTCTGGCTCGGCGAGCCGCTGCCACTGGAGGTGGACCACATCAGCGGTGACTGGCGGGACAACCGTCTCCCCAACCTGCGGTTGCTCTGCCCCAACTGCCACTCCACGACGGACCGGTACCGGGGCCGCGGCGCACGCCGGGACCGGGCACGTGCCGTATGA
- a CDS encoding DUF445 domain-containing protein, producing MEHTETETPDRTTSYRTMTAFTPADEERRRGVRRMKLTATGMLLFVAVVYVLAKWASHQGAGTWTEYVAAAAEAGMVGALADWFAVTALFRHPLGLPIPHTAIIPTKKDQLGVSLGEFVGENFLSQDVVRQRLRAVGIGSRLGAWLAEPDHADRVTAELATALRGALTVLRDSDVQAVVGEAVTRRANAQEIAPGIGKMLERVVADGGHKRVVDLVVGRAHDWLVLHRTDVMVAVEGGAPGWTPRFVDKKVGERVYKELLRFCTEMRDMPSHPARGALDRFLTDFASDLQSDTDTRARVERLKGEVLGRGEVQDLIASAWTAVRSMIVAAAEDERSELRLRVRAALLSLGSRMASEPKVQDKVDTWVEGAAVHVVTTYRKEITSLITDTVAGWDAEHTTRKIEAHIGRDLQFIRINGTVVGSLAGLAIYALSRGLGA from the coding sequence ATGGAACACACGGAGACGGAAACACCGGACCGGACCACGTCGTACCGGACCATGACCGCCTTCACCCCCGCCGACGAGGAACGGCGGCGCGGGGTACGGCGCATGAAACTGACGGCGACCGGCATGCTGCTGTTCGTGGCCGTCGTCTACGTCCTGGCGAAATGGGCCTCGCACCAGGGCGCGGGCACCTGGACGGAGTACGTGGCGGCGGCCGCCGAGGCCGGCATGGTCGGCGCGCTCGCCGACTGGTTCGCGGTCACCGCACTCTTCCGGCACCCCCTCGGCCTGCCCATCCCGCACACCGCGATCATCCCCACCAAGAAGGACCAGCTCGGCGTCTCCCTCGGCGAGTTCGTCGGCGAGAACTTCCTCTCCCAGGACGTCGTACGCCAGCGGCTGCGCGCCGTCGGCATCGGCAGCCGGCTCGGCGCCTGGCTGGCCGAACCCGACCACGCCGACCGCGTCACCGCCGAACTGGCCACCGCCCTCAGGGGCGCCCTCACCGTCCTGCGCGACTCCGACGTCCAAGCCGTCGTCGGAGAGGCCGTCACCCGGCGCGCCAACGCCCAGGAGATCGCCCCCGGCATCGGCAAGATGCTGGAACGGGTCGTCGCCGACGGCGGCCACAAACGCGTCGTCGACCTCGTCGTCGGCCGCGCCCACGACTGGCTCGTGCTGCACCGCACCGACGTCATGGTCGCCGTCGAGGGCGGCGCGCCCGGCTGGACCCCGCGGTTCGTCGACAAGAAGGTCGGCGAACGCGTCTACAAGGAACTGCTGCGCTTCTGCACCGAGATGCGCGACATGCCCTCCCACCCCGCCCGCGGCGCCCTCGACCGCTTCCTCACCGACTTCGCCTCCGACCTCCAGTCCGACACCGACACCCGCGCCCGGGTCGAACGCCTCAAGGGCGAGGTCCTGGGCCGCGGCGAGGTCCAGGACCTCATCGCCTCCGCCTGGACCGCCGTCCGCTCCATGATCGTCGCGGCCGCCGAGGACGAACGCAGCGAACTCCGGCTGCGGGTACGGGCCGCCCTGCTGTCCCTCGGCTCCCGCATGGCGAGCGAGCCGAAGGTCCAGGACAAGGTCGACACCTGGGTCGAGGGCGCCGCCGTGCACGTCGTCACCACCTACCGCAAGGAGATCACCTCCCTGATCACCGACACCGTCGCCGGCTGGGACGCCGAGCACACCACCCGCAAGATCGAGGCCCACATCGGCCGCGATCTGCAGTTCATCCGTATCAACGGCACCGTGGTCGGCTCCCTCGCCGGCCTGGCCATCTACGCCCTCTCCCGCGGCCTCGGGGCCTAA
- a CDS encoding MFS transporter, with protein sequence MSTAAEAPSPGNGRTITTNIPARLDRLPWSRWHWTIVIGLGTVWILDGLEVTVVGNIAGRLSEPGSGLAISSGQITGMAAALYVAGACAGALFWGRLTDRFGRKNLFMITLAVYLAATALTAVSFAPWWFFVFRFLTGFGIGGEYAAINSAIDELIPAKYRGRVDLMINGSFWLGAVGGSLLSIVALNTDLLPANLGWRLTFALGAVLALVILLVRRHVPESPRWLLIHGRDREAEEIVTGIERRIESEQGEALAAPEGELEIHQRKDVKFLEIARTIFADYPKRATLGFSLFIGQAFLYNAITFGFGAILTKFFDVPADHTGYYFAVIAIGNFCGPLLLGKLFDTVGRRIMISSTYLLSGLLLFGTAWLFDRGSLSASTLTACWCAVLFFASAGASSAYLTVSEIFPMETRAMSIAFFYALGTAAGGISGPLLFADLTSTGKVGDTVLAFQIGATLMCLAGLVAAALAVRAEGRSLEDVARPLSAVANKAKTATRNARAAGSTRGGHGPTAPPAVGRP encoded by the coding sequence ATGAGCACTGCAGCCGAAGCGCCGTCACCCGGGAACGGCCGGACCATCACCACCAACATCCCCGCCCGACTCGACCGCCTCCCCTGGTCCCGCTGGCACTGGACCATCGTGATCGGGCTGGGAACGGTGTGGATCCTCGACGGCCTTGAGGTCACGGTCGTCGGCAACATCGCGGGCCGCCTCTCCGAACCCGGCAGCGGCCTCGCCATCTCCTCCGGCCAGATCACCGGCATGGCCGCCGCCCTGTACGTGGCCGGCGCCTGTGCCGGCGCCCTCTTCTGGGGCCGGCTGACCGACCGCTTCGGCCGCAAGAACCTGTTCATGATCACCCTGGCCGTGTACCTCGCGGCCACCGCGCTGACCGCCGTCTCCTTCGCCCCCTGGTGGTTCTTCGTCTTCCGGTTCCTGACCGGCTTCGGCATCGGCGGCGAGTACGCGGCGATCAACTCCGCGATCGACGAACTGATCCCGGCCAAGTACCGCGGCCGCGTCGACCTGATGATCAACGGCAGCTTCTGGCTCGGCGCCGTCGGCGGCTCCCTGCTCTCCATCGTCGCCCTCAACACCGACCTGCTGCCCGCGAACCTCGGCTGGCGCCTGACCTTCGCCCTCGGTGCCGTCCTCGCCCTGGTCATCCTCCTCGTACGACGCCACGTCCCCGAGAGCCCCCGCTGGCTGCTGATCCACGGCAGGGACCGGGAGGCCGAGGAGATCGTCACCGGCATCGAACGGCGCATCGAGTCCGAGCAGGGCGAAGCGCTCGCCGCGCCCGAGGGCGAGCTGGAGATCCACCAGCGCAAGGACGTCAAGTTCCTGGAGATCGCCCGCACCATCTTCGCCGACTACCCCAAGCGGGCCACCCTCGGCTTCTCCCTCTTCATCGGCCAGGCGTTCCTCTACAACGCGATCACCTTCGGCTTCGGCGCCATCCTCACCAAGTTCTTCGACGTGCCCGCCGACCACACCGGCTACTACTTCGCCGTCATCGCCATCGGCAACTTCTGCGGCCCGCTGCTGCTCGGCAAGCTCTTCGACACCGTCGGCCGCCGGATCATGATCTCCTCGACCTACCTGCTGTCCGGCCTCCTGCTGTTCGGCACCGCCTGGCTCTTCGACCGCGGCTCGCTCAGCGCGAGCACCCTCACCGCCTGCTGGTGCGCGGTCCTCTTCTTCGCCTCCGCGGGCGCCTCCAGCGCCTACCTGACGGTCTCCGAGATCTTCCCGATGGAGACCCGGGCCATGTCCATCGCCTTCTTCTACGCCCTCGGCACCGCCGCAGGCGGCATCAGCGGCCCGCTGCTCTTCGCGGACCTCACCAGCACCGGCAAGGTCGGCGACACCGTCCTCGCCTTCCAGATCGGCGCCACCTTGATGTGCCTGGCCGGGCTGGTCGCGGCCGCGCTCGCGGTACGGGCCGAGGGCCGCTCCCTGGAGGACGTCGCCCGCCCGCTGTCCGCCGTCGCGAACAAGGCGAAGACGGCGACCCGGAACGCCCGCGCCGCCGGTTCCACCCGCGGCGGCCACGGCCCCACGGCCCCGCCGGCGGTCGGAAGGCCGTGA
- a CDS encoding HNH endonuclease signature motif containing protein, with protein sequence MRYARERKPRPEREELRSAVDASASVAELLRRLGLADNGTQRANVTRWIAADGLVTDHFLGRAHQRGKRSRNAKRPEDVLIRRDTGPRISTRRLRRALLDVGVPEGCARCGVGPEWRGSPLTLEVDHINGDWRDDRRENLRLLCPNCHAITSTWCRGGSRRRSSPGTMTNGQRRWRNG encoded by the coding sequence ATGAGGTACGCGCGTGAGCGGAAGCCGCGTCCCGAACGGGAAGAGCTGCGGTCGGCCGTGGACGCGTCGGCGTCGGTGGCCGAACTGCTTCGCCGCCTCGGGCTTGCCGACAACGGCACCCAGCGCGCGAACGTGACGAGGTGGATCGCCGCCGACGGACTGGTCACCGACCACTTCCTGGGCCGGGCCCACCAGCGGGGGAAGCGGAGCAGGAACGCCAAGCGGCCGGAGGACGTCCTGATCCGTCGCGACACCGGCCCCCGGATCTCGACGCGGCGCCTGCGGCGCGCACTGCTCGACGTCGGCGTGCCCGAAGGGTGCGCCCGGTGCGGGGTCGGGCCCGAGTGGCGCGGGAGTCCCCTGACACTGGAGGTCGACCACATCAACGGCGACTGGCGGGACGACCGACGGGAGAACCTGCGGTTGCTCTGCCCCAACTGCCATGCGATCACCAGCACCTGGTGCAGGGGCGGCAGTAGGCGGCGGAGCTCTCCCGGTACGATGACAAACGGCCAGCGGCGGTGGCGCAACGGCTGA